CGGCGAGGTCGTGCAGGGCATGGACGTGGTCGACAAGCTGAAGAAGGCTCCGCCCGGTTCGGCCGGCGGCACCGTCACCGATCCCGACAAGATGGTGAAGGTGCAGGTCGCCTCCGACATCAAGTAGCCGGGACGATGGCGCGCCGCGGCGACAGGCTCCTGTTCGCTGCAGCAGTGCTGCTGTTCGGCGCTTGCGGCGCCTCCGCAGAGAACGCGCCGGTCAACACCATTCAGGACGTCTTCCAGCACTTGCGGACCTGCTGGAAGCCGCCGCCGCCGGCTAAGGCTCGCCCTATCGACATCACCGTCGTCGTGAGCTTTAACCGGGCCGGAAACATTCTGGGCCATCCGAGGATTACCTATGAATCCGCGGAGGCCTCCGACAATGACCGGCTGCAACACCGGATCGCGGTGATGGAGGCGTTGCAACGCTGCACGCCGATGCCATTTACCGATGCAATGGCCGGCGCCGCCGCGGGACGTCCATTCGCGATCCAGTTCCGTAACCGCAAGACTTCACCTGACAAGACTTCACCCCCAACGCAAGAGAGACGAGCATGAGCGCCACCGAAAACACATTGATCCTCGAGACCACGCAGGGCCCCGTCACCATCGAGATGCGACCTGACCTCGCGCCCGGCCATGTCGCGCGCATCAAGGAGCTGGTCCGCGAAGGCTTCTACGACGGCATTGTGTTCCATCGCGTGATCGACGGCTTCATGGCGCAGACTGGCTGCCCGCAGGGCACCGGCACCGGCGGCTCGGGCCAGAAGCTGAAGGCCGAGTTCAACAAGGAGCCGCATGTGCGCGGCACCACCTCGATGGCGCGCGCCGCGAGCCCCGATTCCGGCGACAGCCAGTTCTTCATCTGCTTCGACGACGCCCGCTTCCTCGACAACCAGTACACGGTGTGGGGCAAGGTCACCGAGGGCATGGAGAACGTCGACAAGATCAAGCGCGGCGAGCCGGTGCAGAACCCGGACAAGATCGTCAAGGCGCGGATGGCGGCCGACGCTGATTAAGCGCACGTCGTAATTCCGGGACGGCTCGGGAATCTCGTGCCAACCTCGGGACTCCGGATCGCCGCGCTAGTTGCGCGGCGTCCGGAATGGAAAGGCATCGCCGGCTCTGAAGTGAAACTTGGACTGATGTGAAGGTGGGGGACCTTTGGGCCTGAAGGTGCTATTCTCGGCCGAGGGCTTGGAAGGACGATCGCGCGAGGCGAAGATGGACGTACAGCAGGCGGTAAAGTTGGCGAAGGATTGGGTGCTCGACGTCATGAAGGACGAAGACCCCATTAATCTTGGGCTTGAGGAAGTAGAGTTCGACGATCCAAGCCAAATGTGGAAGATCACTCTTGGTTTCTCTCGACCCTGGAATTCCACCAAAAGCGCTCTTTCAACCCTGACCGGGGATGCCGCGTTGAGGCGGGCATACCGAACGGTCCTCGTTGATGACAAGAATGGGCGAGTAAAGGGGATGGTGCGGAAAGTAAGCGTTGACGATTGATGGCACGTCAAACTCTGATCTTAGATGCTAATTTGATTGTCTTACTTGTTGTTGGATTGGCAGACGAGCACGCCGTTCCAAAACACAAGCGCACTCGTGCTTACACCACCAATGACTTCCGGTTGTTGCTTAATGTGATCTCCGAGTATCGAGAGCTTGCCGTGCTGCCGAACGCTCTCTCCGAAGCGTCTAATCTGTTAGAGTTTGAAGGGAATGGTCTTCCGGAGAAAATATTCCGTCGATTTCTGCAATTTGTTTCCACAACGAGAGAGATCTATATCCCGAGTTTGAGCGCCATTGAACGAGCGGAGTTTCGGCGCTTGGGATTAACGGATTCAGCCACTCTGGAGGCGGGCAAGGCGGGCATTCATATTCTCTCGGCAGATATTGCTCTCTATCTGGCCGCAATCAGTGCAGGATACAGCGCAGCGAATTTCATACATGCAATTGAAGCTGCGCGCGCCTGATCCTCCGGATTGAAATGGATGCGCACTGATCTCTTCGATTTCGACCTGCCGCCCGAGCGCATCGCGTTGCGCCCAGCGCATCCGCGCGACTCGGCCAAGATGCTGGTCGTCGAGAACGGCGCGCTGCGCGATCAGACCATCGCGGATCTGCCGCACTGGCTGAAGCCGGGTGACCAGATCGTCGTCAACGACACCAAGGTGATCGCGGCGCAGCTGAAGGGCCGCCGCATCGGCCGCGAGACCGAGCCGAAGATCGAGGCGACCTTGATCAAGCGCCTCGACGGCTCGCGCTGGCAGGCACTGGTGAAGCCCGCGAAGAAGCTCACAGCCGGCGACCGCATCCGCTTCGGCAATGAAGGCCAGGTCTGCCTGCTCGGCCATCTCGATGCCGAGGTCGAGGCCAAGGGTACGGAAGGCGAGGTGACGCTGTCATTCTCGTTCCACGGCCCGGCGCTTGACCACGCGATCGCCGATCTCGGCAGCCCGCCGCTGCCGCCCTACATCGCCTCGAAGCGCACGCCTGACGAACAGGATCTCGCCGACTACCAGACCATGTTCGCGGCGAACGAGGGCGCCGTCGCGGCGCCCACCGCGGGCCTGCACTTCACGCCGGCGCTGGAGCAGGCGCTCAGCGCACGCGGCGTCGGCATCAACCGCATCACGTTGCATGTCGGGGCAGGGACCTTCCTGCCGGTCAAGGTCGACGACACCGACGGCCACAAAATGCACGCCGAGTGGGGCACGGTCTCGGCCGAGACCGCGGAACGGCTCAACACCGCGCGAAAACACGGCGGCCGTATCGTCGCCGTTGGCACCACGTCATTGCGGCTGCTGGAAAGCGCCGCCGGCGAGGACGGGATCATCCAGCCGTTCACGGCGGAGACCTCGATCTTCATTACGCCCGGCTATCGCTTTCGCGCGGTCGATGTCCTGCTGACGAATTTTCATTTGCCGAAGTCGACACTGTTCATGCTGGTGTCGGCTTTCGCCGGCCTAGACACGATGAAGCAGGCCTATGCGCATGCGATTGCGAGCGGCTACCGGTTTTATTCGTACGGCGACGCGTGTTTGTTGTTCCGGGCAGAG
This portion of the Bradyrhizobium diazoefficiens genome encodes:
- a CDS encoding peptidylprolyl isomerase: MSATENTLILETTQGPVTIEMRPDLAPGHVARIKELVREGFYDGIVFHRVIDGFMAQTGCPQGTGTGGSGQKLKAEFNKEPHVRGTTSMARAASPDSGDSQFFICFDDARFLDNQYTVWGKVTEGMENVDKIKRGEPVQNPDKIVKARMAADAD
- a CDS encoding PIN domain-containing protein, producing the protein MARQTLILDANLIVLLVVGLADEHAVPKHKRTRAYTTNDFRLLLNVISEYRELAVLPNALSEASNLLEFEGNGLPEKIFRRFLQFVSTTREIYIPSLSAIERAEFRRLGLTDSATLEAGKAGIHILSADIALYLAAISAGYSAANFIHAIEAARA
- the queA gene encoding tRNA preQ1(34) S-adenosylmethionine ribosyltransferase-isomerase QueA, with the protein product MRTDLFDFDLPPERIALRPAHPRDSAKMLVVENGALRDQTIADLPHWLKPGDQIVVNDTKVIAAQLKGRRIGRETEPKIEATLIKRLDGSRWQALVKPAKKLTAGDRIRFGNEGQVCLLGHLDAEVEAKGTEGEVTLSFSFHGPALDHAIADLGSPPLPPYIASKRTPDEQDLADYQTMFAANEGAVAAPTAGLHFTPALEQALSARGVGINRITLHVGAGTFLPVKVDDTDGHKMHAEWGTVSAETAERLNTARKHGGRIVAVGTTSLRLLESAAGEDGIIQPFTAETSIFITPGYRFRAVDVLLTNFHLPKSTLFMLVSAFAGLDTMKQAYAHAIASGYRFYSYGDACLLFRAER